From a single Amphiprion ocellaris isolate individual 3 ecotype Okinawa chromosome 18, ASM2253959v1, whole genome shotgun sequence genomic region:
- the xrcc6 gene encoding X-ray repair cross-complementing protein 6, with the protein MAEWNAFYRNEDEEEEQEEGEQSGESYRITGRDSLVFLVDASKEMFIKGEDGQPSNFDMTMQVVRSVYMSKIISSHRDLVALVFYGTEQSKNPRNSFKHVYVYHDLDEPGAKRVQDIDSLRGEKGAQLAAETMGSGETSLGDALWCCANLYSDIKLRLSHKRLMIFTCRDEPHGGDSVKDRQARTKAGDLKETGVVIDLMHLMKPGGFNVSLFFCDVISPPEDESELGLQEEPCEKLDDLQKRVRAKEQKKRAMARLNLCLGEGLNVAVGIYATAVTARKPSAIKLYRETNEPVRSKTRTFHTQTGSLLLPSEIKKAQVYGKKQIVMERDEVDAIKKFDDPGLLLIGFKPMEKLKLHHHIQPAVFLYPEEDQVKGSACLFSALLKKCSERNVFALCRCIARRNYPPRFAALVPQHEEVDEGNAQITPPGFNVIYLPYADDFRTLDPPHYPAASQVQVDKMKEIISKLRFKYRSDAFENPVIQQHYRNLEALALDMMAPEDIEDLIMPKVEQIDSRLGPLVDEFKDLVYPENYNPESKPAAKRKTADSGGGAEKKPKVEVTEDELKVHVQNGTLAKLTVPVLKEACKQFGVRTAGTKKQELIDALVARLGS; encoded by the exons aTGGCGGAGTGGAACGCCTTCTACCGCAacgaggatgaggaggaggagcaggaggaagggGAGCAGTCCGGAG AAAGTTACAGAATCACTGGAAGAGACAGTCTGGTGTTTCTGGTTGATGCCTCCAAGGAAATGTTCATCAAAGGGGAAGATGGTCAGCCCTCCAACTTTGACATGACCATGCAG GTTGTGCGCAGTGTGTACATGAGTAAGATCATCAGTAGTCACAGGGACCTGGTTGCTCTGGTTTTCTACGGCACAGAGCAGAGCAAAAACCCCAGGAACTCATTCAAGCACGTCTATGTGTACCACGACCTCGATGAGCCCG gtgCAAAGCGAGTCCAGGACATAGATTCTCTGCGGGGGGAAAAAGGCGCCCAGCTTGCAGCAGAGACTATGGGCAGTGGGGAAACATCACTAGGTGACGCCTTGTGGTGCTGCGCAAACCTCTACAGTGACATCAAACTTCGCCTCTCACACAAGCGGCTCATGATCTTCACCTGCAGGGACGAACCACACGGAGGCGACAGTGTGAAGGACCGACAGGCTCGAACAAAGGCCGGTGATCTCAAGGAGACTG GTGTTGTTATTGATTTAATGCACCTGATGAAACCGGGCGGCTTCAATGTCTCGCTCTTCTTTTGTGACGTTATAAGTCCACCGGAGGATGAGAGTGAGTTGGGGCTGCAGGAGGAGCCTTGTGAAAAACTGGATGACCTCCAGAAACGGGTCCGGGCGaaggagcagaagaagagagcCATGGCCAG GTTAAACTTGTGTCTTGGTGAGGGCTTAAATGTAGCTGTGGGAATTTATGCAACTGCTGTGACGGCTCGGAAACCAAGTGCCATCAAACTTTACAGGGAAACAAACGAACCGGTCCGCAGCAAAACTCGCACCTTCCACACCCAGACTGGCAGTCTGCTGCTGCCCAGTGAGATAAAGAAAGCCCAG GTGTATGGTAAAAAACAGATAGTGATGGAGAGGGATGAGGTGGATGCCATCAAGAAGTTTGATGACCCTGGACTGCTTCTGATTGGATTCAAACCTATGGAAAAGCTCAAACTGCACCACCATATCCAGCCTGCCGTCTTCCTCTATCCTGAGGAGGATCAAGTGAAAG GTAGTGCGTGTCTGTTCTCTGCCCTGTTGAAGAAGTGCAGCGAGAGGAATGTTTTTGCTCTGTGTCGTTGCATCGCCCGCCGAAACTACCCGCCTCGATTTGCTGCTTTGGTGCCTCAGCATGAGGAGGTTGATGAGGGAAATGCACAGATTACACCGCCAG GTTTCAATGTCATTTACCTACCGTATGCTGATGACTTCCGGACTCTGGATCCTCCTCACTACCCGGCAGCCTCACAAGTACAGGTGGACAAGATGAAGGAGATCATCTCCAAGCTCCGCTTCAAATACAG GAGTGATGCTTTTGAGAACCCCGTCATCCAGCAGCACTACAGGAACCTGGAGGCCCTGGCTCTAGATATGATGGCTCCAGAGGACATAGAGGACCTCATCA TGCCAAAAGTGGAGCAGATCGATAGCCGTCTGGGTCCTTTAGTCGACGAGTTTAAGGATCTAGTTTACCCTGAGAACTACAACCCAGAGAGCAAACCAGCTGCTAAGCGTAAAACAG CTGAcagtggaggtggagccgaGAAGAAGCCCAAAGTGGAGGTGACAGAAGACGAGCTGAAGGTCCACGTGCAGAACGGCACTCTGGCTAAGCTGACCGTTCCCGTGCTGAAGGAGGCCTGTAAGCAGTTTGGGGTTCGGACCGCTGGGACCAAGAAGCAGGAGCTGATAGATGCTCTGGTTGCCCGACTGGGCTCATGA
- the desi1b gene encoding desumoylating isopeptidase 1b: MDPSGSYPVKLYIYDLSRGMARQLSPVMLGKQLDGIWHTAIVVHGKEYFFVGEGINNCPPGGTPLGEPDSVVDMGFTEVPAELFMEYLTSLAESTYRGDKYNLFEHNCNSFSNEVAQFLTGKKIPSYITDLPSEVLSTPFGQALRPLLDSVVINPGGNNITGQR, from the exons ATGGACCCATCTGGCTCTTATCCGGTGAAACTATACATCTATGACCTGTCCAGGGGCATGGCCCGCCAGCTGAGTCCTGTCATGCTAG GCAAACAGCTTGATGGTATATG GCATACAGCTATTGTGGTCCATGGAAAAGAGTACTTCTTTGTTGGAGAAGGCATCAACAATTGTCCACCT GGTGGCACTCCATTAGGCGAGCCTGACTCTGTGGTGGACATGGGCTTCACTGAGGTGCCCGCAGAGTTATTTATGGAGTATCTAACTTCACTGGCTGAGTCCACCTACAG AGGTGACAAGTACAACTTGTTTGAGCACAACTGCAACAGTTTCAGCAACGAGGTGGCTCAGTTCCTAACGGGCAAAAAGATTCCGTCGTACATTACAGACCTTCCATCTGAAGTTCTGTCCAC GCCGTTTGGCCAGGCTCTCCGTCCCCTACTGGACTCTGTTGTCATAAATCCTGGAGGCAACAACATAACTGGACAGCGATAG